A part of Desulfobacter sp. genomic DNA contains:
- a CDS encoding helix-turn-helix transcriptional regulator: protein MTDALENIGKHIKDLRGEQKLSQQALAELAGISYKYLGEIERGQVNLSVEILVKIAESLEVPPGELLNAVIDDDTKTVSRIKSIFAELSKKDSDAALEILDVFHKHMKS from the coding sequence ATGACAGACGCTTTAGAGAACATCGGAAAACATATCAAAGATCTTAGAGGAGAGCAAAAGCTCAGCCAGCAAGCATTGGCGGAGCTGGCTGGTATCAGTTATAAATATCTTGGAGAAATAGAGCGTGGCCAGGTCAACCTGTCCGTTGAGATCCTGGTCAAGATAGCAGAATCTCTTGAGGTGCCCCCTGGAGAGCTTCTAAATGCTGTAATTGATGATGATACCAAGACCGTTTCAAGAATCAAATCTATATTCGCAGAACTATCAAAGAAAGATTCAGACGCAGCACTTGAAATCCTAGACGTATTCCATAAGCACATGAAATCTTAG